The Euwallacea similis isolate ESF13 chromosome 36, ESF131.1, whole genome shotgun sequence region GGTTCCCGGATTTTAACATTATTGAAAACATCTAGAGAGAACTTGCCAGGGCTGTTTATAACGATTGCCGACACTTTCAAAACACAGAAGAATTGAGAGAAGTTGTCCACGAAAAGTAGCATAAATTATCACAAGAATATGTTCGTTGTTTCTACGACTCCCCACCGGATCGGATGGCGACTGCATTGGCCAAGAGAGGAGCATATACAGGATactaaaagatttttttcatttttattgttaccaATTTTTACggattaacaaaatttttctacaaaagtGCTATCTTTTTGTCCCACCGAAATTGAACTTGAATTCAatcttttataaaaaaaaatgttttcaaaaaaatcaaatttacaaaacatcTTAgcattttagtaaaaaaaaagaagatttgTTGAAACATATCGATAAACAGTCGATATACAAACGGACAATTAGAAAATATACCATGGGCTATTTTTGGGTCCCGGACCTTGGGTAGttaattcaataatttgactttttctttgaaaaatcactGCTTTATAATATATGCATAAGACATCTGGTGAGGCGAGGAGAATACTGGACAGAGCTTGTAGATAATACTTTAAGCTTCGTTCGtccatataaatatatattttattctatttaagATAATAATATGTTCACTACTCATTCTATAACACTGACACATACGTGGTAGGTATAGACACCGTATAATGTTGATAATATAAGAAAGTCATTACAGAACACGACTCAAGACATGTAAATGTTAGTAAGTGATATGTATATTAAGCCATAAATTCGTAATATTAGACAAGTACACACACATGAATATGTTAGACCATGTCGTAGAATCTTTGTTAAATACTTAGTAATAAATGCTTATAcgagtaataaaaatattgattgcCTGGCACAAATCGTCTAGTTTCACATGTAAAAACATATAAATTGGTGTTTCGTATTCTGTAAtcacataatataaaaataagataTGTGTAGGTACAAACACTTGCAGTTTTTTATCGCTTATTGTTCGATAGGTAAATACCCTCTCTTAAACTGGTCTGATAATGAAACTTCGGACACATCAAGTCAGTTGTAAAAGGCTTAAACTGCACAGGACGTATATACTTTAAAGATCTATGTAGAAatccaataataatttgtcatacatattaataattgacCAAACAAATATCACATTCAGACTTTGGGGAGGTAACCGTTTCAAAAACTAAACTTGCCCCTGACTTTAAAAAAGCCCAGATCGTGCCTGTTGTGGATGATGGCACCGAAACCCACGTAATTTTCCAAGAGTATATGAGAGTGCAAGATCCGAGATTCGtagttttttcctatttcGATTATTGTCTTGCAAAATGCTTCAATAAAGTTGTCTAGGTCGTACGTTTTGCGAAGATTTTCTTCAGTACAATCTAAAGAATAAGTAGTATTTGTCTTGAGACAAGTTTTGCTAAGAAACATTGTAAGATTTACTAATCACCTATATGTTTAATTGCATGGCATGTATACAAAGCTAGTTCATCTTATGTGCAATGCGTGGAAGATATGTATGGATAGTACATCTCACGTGCATTTGTATGCgtggtatacagggtgtcccagaaacattgGTACAAATTGGTAGAGGGTGAAACAGCGTTGAAAAATTATGCGGTTAAGCTGAACATGCCTTATACAAAACTTGCTCCTTTCCGatctacaggatgttaaaacaatttttttttgtaatttgtcgATAAATCTTacattttgcaagtttttgagatttaatCTTGTACGGGGGGGTTTTGGGTACGATAAATCTATCTAAGATGtctatttttaactaatataGATGTCGCCAACTACGTCATACACATATTTGGAAAactaaaataactttttaagtaaacctcgtagattaattttttgtacaaatttagaaaagttAATCTCTTTTCCAAAGAAAAGGTATACTTAAGTAAAGTGCGTATCTGTAAAAATTTATcgataaattacaaaaaaaaatatttgttttaacatCCTATAGATCGAAAAGGAGCAAGTTTTGTATAAGGCATGTTCAGCTTAAccgcattatttttcaacgctGTTTCACCCTCTACCAATTTGTACcaatgtttctgggacaccctgtatatgcatgGCTGGTGCATCTTATGTGCATATGCATGCATGACTAGTAGATCTCATGTTCATATGCGTGCATTGGTATGTATGTTATGCCTCGCTAGTACATTTTACATCCATATCATGCATGCATGTAAATGCATGGCTAGTAAGGATGTAGATAAAATTTATGTGATTTGGTGTGCCAAATGATGGTTAATATTATCCTTTGCCTACCTCTATGAAAGTACAGAGGATGAAATGTAAAAGTCCATATCGGCAGGTCTTCGGTGAAAGGATTCCATTTTGAAGATAGCTTGATGGGTTTGCCCTTTCCAAATAATATGCGTATTCCTTTCATATTGCGATCTCTAAAATAAACCGCTATTTAGGTCCACTTCTCAGTGGAAAAGGAGATTAgacattaaaaatgaaatttgaaaatgaacaagACATTTACGATTGACAATCAACATgcatttattggagtgtagGATGGTCGACTATAGCAACAAAGGGAAAATCTTGAAGCAGTTTGGTGTAATCTCtgtattgaaatatttgattattCACGGTGGGCAGCTAGTTTTGACAAATAATGATAGCATAAAGTTTGATGAATGTGAAGTGTTTTTTCGCACGTGCCCCGCACCATGGAAAATGTGCTGCGATGACTGTCGTTCGGAAAGTGCAATTTGCACACTCTTATGTGTTCGTACATGCGATTcgttttttgaattattttacaattgacgattttcaaattacGTTTGTACATACAAGATATCCCACAATTAGATGTAGATATGTCAGGGAGTGATTATGCAGCAAAAacctttatataaacataggtcggGGGATGGGACTAAGAGGCTTAAGGGTGGCTCCTGATGATAGTTTTTACTGCACACGCCTGATGACCAATTCCGAATGAGAACATTAAACTTTGCGTATTTAtcaggaaaatatttgttcaatAATTCGGATagtaatttctggaaaaaatacCCATACAGTTGTCTCTTTATTTCCAAAGCACACCCTTTAAAGAACACATGAACACGAGGTGcatcaaaaatcaaatacgatgttaatttttattttgcaaatagAAAACCCAAGTAGGTTTTCCAACCAATCTAACATGAAGagaatctgaaattttttgtgtaagGACTCGAAATTAGGCTACAGGATCTCTTCTTAACTACCACCAACGCTCCGTGGACGTAATCGGACCATGAGTTGCATGTATTTTCACATGGCTAATCATAAGAAGGtaatttcatgattttttctgTCTTACAAAGCTCTGATGTTCAATGCAGTggttgaaaaaaataacatgagAAGTACCTATGTACTTggaaacttaaaatttcagtgaaaagtgttattttcaGCACTAGTGGCACACGTACATTGAGCTGTTACCACATTTAGAAGAGTGAAATCTGCGAAGAGTACATATTATGAGTATATTTACATcttgttaattttcaatacaaaaatttatggGTGGGTACTTATTCCCTTCTGAAGCTCTCCATAAGGACTTTTATTCGCATATGAAAAATGATTATCATCTCTCTCCTTGTGAGTTATATTTTATGTGGATACGGTAAACCTTAAACTTATCATGCAACTGTTTAATTAATACCTAGTGGGTGATGAAAATGATTGATTTTGCTGATTGTCGTTGGATGGAGgctttaaaaagcaattttccaaCATGCTGGTTATCCCATCTGCAAATCCGTTAATTTTGctgcatataaaaaaaatcaggaaatCATTAAATTAGCTGAGTTAGAAACGGGAACGGTTGACTTGAAAAGCAGTTTCGTTTATCAGATTACTTGAATTTCGAATGTAGGGTGAACGAGTCTAGGAAACAGTAAGTTTTGAAATAGGAATCATACATTCTAGAAAACCTGAATTcaacttaataaaaactgaTCAGGTATTACCCCCATGTAGCAGCAATGAGATTGTTATTACCTCCAAACATAATTTCCCACTATTTTAGATAcatttcattataaataacataacaaCAATAATCGTCTATCtcaaaactaaacaaaaatttttgaggttatgatgAAACAAATGAAAGAAACATCTCAGCGAGAGCGCAATATTATTATTCTATCACTCTCTGAGGCGCATGACCTAGAAATTCAAGACAAGGatagatatattattttagtaattcGGCTACAAGAATTGACCCGGCATTAAACACCTATGAcgtctttatttaatttttatttcgacgTTTTTGCATTCTGTCTTACCTGCGGTGACCGACTGACCCACATTTCTTCAGGgctatctttttttaatgcgtgtCTGGCACCTAAAGACGCCACAATGGAATGTCTGGAATGTATACAGTTTCTGGTAAACCGGATATAACCGGTTATAGAAGCGCCTTCGTTATTATGAAAGGAACGTGgcctatttttaatttaaagggaattaaaaaactgttttgatttttttttcgacaaCAAAAAGAGATAAATAGTTAAAATCTTATATTATCGGAATTAGCTTAAAGAGGCCGAGCTGATGGAAATAAATGCACATGTCGCATACAGACTTCAACTTAGACTTctgtattaaaattgtaaatttagaGGAAAGTAACTTCCCTTCAGAAATCTACACaacaacaatttattattttcttcaatttaaagaaaagaGAATTCTAATTGTAAACCTTCTAGGGAGGTAGTAGCAACGATTCTCTATTAAGCGCCgagtttgaatttttataataatcgAATTATTGAGGGCACTATTCAGAAATATGAGCGTTTCCTGAAAGGGAATTGAGTATTCACTGCCAAAAGAACTTAACTTTCCTTTGACTTAAATTGAAGTATTATGCAAACCtaaatttacaacaaaaataaaattttctagcTCAGAATTTTGAATGGATGTCGAGGTTAAGTTGGTCCCATTCTCAGAGAATGGAATTGATAAAAAAGATGGTAAAGTACACATAACGtcaaagatatttaattaaaccctCTGGGGGTATTCTAAACAGTGGCAAATTTCGTCATTTCGCTCCCTACGATGAGGATGAAACCGCTTTTCGAGtactgaaaaattgaattaaatcaTGTATTTGGCCTGTAAAGGCTTCGTTGACGGCTGGTCAAAACATAATTGGCAATATTTCAGGGATATAGTTGGCTTACATGcccaaaaaatactttcaattaTAAAATCGAGTCAATAGTTTcagaaaaacttaaaagagCTAAAAAATTTAGTGCCTCATTATTTTTCACGGTCAGTTtacattaacaaaattaatgatttacATAGACTTACGGTATCAAAGATCCGCTAGGATATGTTAAATCTCCGATAATGATAGCTTCAATGTCCTCAAGGGGCAACTTCTTGTAGCTCAATCGTTTCAACGCTATAAAATCGTATTTGACCACCAGAAGAACTCTTGGCGTTAACAAAACCAGACGTTCTTTGTCGGTGTCCCAATGATTTATCCTGTACAGAAAAGAAATCCTACCGAAGATGTTTTAATCACTATTAAAAATCATGTAAATTGGATCTTACATCTTAATTGCATACACGTACctgttttgaaaatgtattgaatTATGTTGCATATATTGACAATATTTGTAagcataaaaaaaaagtatattccGATATTTTGGAAAACGTCTGGATAATATAAGCCAGAGGAAGGATGTCAGGGATGTGATATTGTTCCAGTTCAAATAGCAGTGTATGGAAACACTATTTGTGATATAACAATGCTCCAATTCTCTCATAAATTCAAAGATATtcgattttattatacatatattcgtTTCTCTCTAGGCATTTacgattatttaatttctctaGAAAGAATATCTCTTGCCATGCCCCTTTGATTTTATACGACGTTTTCTTTTTCGTTGTTTgtttcttgttgtttttttgttcaattttcattGTTGACTTAtattcacatttaaaatatttgtaaaatgttttgCAACATTGCTAGTGATAAAAGGTAACATATTCTTGCAAATATTTCTAGAAAacctatatttttttccaaaaccgCCCATATTGTTAATATATTGGAACCGAGTATACTTACTGAGTGAGTAAGAACCACTGTATAACAGGGCCCTCATTTTCAGTATCCAAAAACTCAGCAGCGCATTCACTAGCCGCCTTCTCAGCTACCCCATCTCGGTAAGTAAAAAAGCAATTGGCGTCTTGCTTAATGTCCAGTTTTGGAGGTAAGCTCTGGACCTGGGCCTGATGGGCCTCCTGGATCGGCGAGGACTCTTTGGGCTTCGATGTGTTCCATAACGTCTCAGAAACTAAATTTCATACAGAAACTGTTGGaacttaaattaaagaagtCTAAGGAAAACTCACTGATAGAGCAATAAGAAGGGAATATGAAGCCAGTATGAACAGACATATCAAGCGCACGTTAGgtggataaaaaaataatgtatctCCTGCCAGattcaaatattaattgatACCAGTGTGAAAGCAAATAGATAAGCTATTGATGGCAAACAGCATGctaaattagaataattaaaagtgGGTGTATCTTGGCAAgagcaaaatacaaaattgacacaaaattttgcaaaaataaaaaaaaatcgaacgAATCATACAGAAATGAATTTCCTTCCATATCTCAATACAAACATTTAATTACTCCATAATGGACTATACTCAtgcagaaataaaaatatcgatttaTCTTAATTATTACATACTTTTTGAAGAAATCGAGGAAAGTGGCAAAGGCAGATTACTCCAGTAACAGCTGCTGTTACTGGCAGTGCTATCAGTTTTAGTAATCGCACCCTTGTTCTCCCTAAAATTGTCCCTTAAACCTGATGGACTTGCCGACTGTTGCTCGTTGCCCTTGTTGAATCTCAAAGTTCCGCCCTTAAATTCCTCGTGGACGTCTTCTTCTAAGGACATAGTTTTCATCGATGATTTTCACTTTTCCCCTGTTGGACAAGCTTTCGAGACACCAGGGTGTCGATTTTGATAGGGATTTATGTTAGAATCGGTCGATTTTGATTACTTTAATTGAGACGATTATGTGGGCGACGGgagttaatttaataacagaAATCAGCTGATGGtttgtttattgatttgtAGAATGTCAAGTTCCCGGCGTTGTTGTATCttggatttattttattctgaCTGTATTCTCAGATTAGCTTTTAAGAGTTTCGAGACTCAAAAAGAAACCGCTCTTCCACTAATTAAAGGTGCGCAATTGtaaatgatgaaaataatttttgcagcaAAATTGATTACTTAATAGActtattttctagaaaaaatacttttaatttagaagttttttattagacagaataaatgtgaaattccaaaataccgttttagaattttattacttagttcatattaaatataataattcataataatattatttctattgcTTCATGTTAAgtacaattacaaaatttactgacaaatttccatttattacTCCACAGTTATAAGACACATTAAAATTATGCTTAGAAACACATCACTTTCTCACTTATTTgtcaaagaatttttcttgatatgaaaacgtttcaaataaattgacCTCAATATTGCTGAATATGCTCTTTTCATTCGAAAAACTGCGGAATAAAGCGAAGTTTGACAACACTgcagattcaaaattttccaaggTTTAAGGAGAAAATCAATAGAGATCTTATAAGGGATGTTGGTCTCCTTCTGCACCCGtataattacttattaaataaTCGTGCGTGTATTACACTTATAATTTACTTATGAATTTCTTCGCAAAATTGCTTCATGAACTAATATGCGTATGTAAAATCCGTTTTTTATACTGACAGTTTGGACGTGAATTAATTAACGAAGAAATTTACGAagtcattttattattatttatttttattattttatttttttatttttcattgtgagtccgtttttccttttttccatCAATTCcatatatttatcatttttttatatctttcaAGTATGATTTACGTGCAAAAAACTACGCGAATTAAAATAGctaatatataatatgttcctaaaaatagtcaaaaagGCATATTTTTAGTCACATTTGGAGCTTGTGTTTCCAAAACGCCTTGatcaattttcacaaataaaaaGATTCTGAAGaactgtttttttctaaaatctttAAAGAACACTTAtcttgaaaaacaattttcttgtcGATACAAATAAGATACACAAAATTGCGGAAGATATTTGAgggttttttatttttaatcaacagaaaaattaCAGAAGACTTTCATTGttcctattttttaataaaaatttagtaaaaataacaatatctGCGTCTCTAGGGCGGTACTTAACCAATCTACGCTCCTgattctacaaaaaaatagtcGATATCGGcgtttaaagtttgaaaactgACAAAAAGTAGGTACCTCCTCCCTCTTGGACatctttagaaaaatttaaacattttccaggtgctatttttctctttaataGAATGATATGGATCCTATATTGATCCTGGATACCTCAATTGAGGTCCTggagtattaaaaaataatttttaaggacCTTGACTATTTTTGTGGGCAGTAAATTGACAATTGACAGTTGACAGGGTTTTAAGGCAGTATATCAACAGGCATCATGAagaaattgtcattttttgaaagtttgaaTTCAATGTGGAATATGAGAGGGATAGTGTGACAGCTTTGAAAAGTGGGAAATAACGCTCTGTCAAAAATTGGAAAgtacttctttatttacagtttaatgtgttttatcaccgattaaattttaatctagTGGTGAtcacagaaaatattaatattttacagtttacGTCCCTAACAAGAACGCTCTTGTCTAATATCGAAAAACATCAATCCCTGTCTATACAGTTTATGTAAAAACAGGTTTTGCATACCTAAATCAATatcaatagtaattattatataaatccATAATTAATATCAAGAATCATAAAAcaacatagaaaatttaaacaatatacATACTGTAACATTTAAGCAtaaaccaaaatagaca contains the following coding sequences:
- the LOC136418659 gene encoding tumor protein p63-regulated gene 1 protein-like isoform X1, producing MKTMSLEEDVHEEFKGGTLRFNKGNEQQSASPSGLRDNFRENKGAITKTDSTASNSSCYWSNLPLPLSSISSKISETLWNTSKPKESSPIQEAHQAQVQSLPPKLDIKQDANCFFTYRDGVAEKAASECAAEFLDTENEGPVIQWFLLTQINHWDTDKERLVLLTPRVLLVVKYDFIALKRLSYKKLPLEDIEAIIIGDLTYPSGSLIPKINGFADGITSMLENCFLKPPSNDNQQNQSFSSPTRDRNMKGIRILFGKGKPIKLSSKWNPFTEDLPIWTFTFHPLYFHRDCTEENLRKTYDLDNFIEAFCKTIIEIGKNYESRILHSHILLENYVGFGAIIHNRHDLGFFKVRGKFSF
- the LOC136418659 gene encoding tumor protein p63-regulated gene 1 protein-like isoform X2 — protein: MKTMSLEEDVHEEFKGGTLRFNKGNEQQSASPSGLRDNFRENKGAITKTDSTASNSSCYWSNLPLPLSSISSKISETLWNTSKPKESSPIQEAHQAQVQSLPPKLDIKQDANCFFTYRDGVAEKAASECAAEFLDTENEGPVIQWFLLTQINHWDTDKERLVLLTPRVLLVVKYDFIALKRLSYKKLPLEDIEAIIIGDLTYPSGSLIPDRNMKGIRILFGKGKPIKLSSKWNPFTEDLPIWTFTFHPLYFHRDCTEENLRKTYDLDNFIEAFCKTIIEIGKNYESRILHSHILLENYVGFGAIIHNRHDLGFFKVRGKFSF